The proteins below are encoded in one region of Phormidium ambiguum IAM M-71:
- a CDS encoding glutathione S-transferase family protein, with amino-acid sequence MLLLQFSTSHYCRKARLALGFKGISYEVENLTPGLHRFKLKPMTGLSTVPVLLPQQSGLPSAIADSTEIFKFLESYQSEPSLLPAPAQQTAAWMLEDWLDESIGTATRFVYYDFRAGEGKQIDPSWSSQILIQVVRRQYQINSATVNLAKQRIKLALEVLQTWQKQPYLVGESLSVADIAAAALLSPLALIPEYRKEYPWLFSRIQETHEICREPLPPGLK; translated from the coding sequence ATGCTTTTATTACAATTTAGTACTTCCCATTACTGTCGCAAAGCGCGTCTGGCATTGGGATTTAAGGGAATTAGCTATGAAGTGGAGAATTTAACGCCGGGATTGCATCGGTTCAAGTTGAAACCAATGACGGGTTTAAGTACTGTACCAGTGCTATTACCACAACAGTCAGGTTTACCGAGTGCGATCGCAGATTCTACCGAAATTTTCAAATTTTTGGAATCCTACCAATCAGAACCTAGTCTACTACCAGCGCCAGCACAGCAAACAGCAGCTTGGATGTTAGAAGATTGGTTAGATGAAAGCATCGGTACTGCCACCAGGTTTGTTTACTATGATTTTCGGGCTGGAGAAGGAAAGCAAATTGACCCTTCTTGGTCTAGCCAAATTTTAATTCAAGTAGTGCGTCGTCAGTACCAGATTAATTCCGCTACAGTAAATCTGGCTAAACAGCGAATCAAATTAGCACTAGAAGTATTACAAACTTGGCAAAAACAACCCTATTTAGTAGGTGAAAGTTTGAGCGTAGCAGATATAGCAGCGGCGGCTTTACTCAGTCCTTTGGCGTTAATTCCCGAATATCGAAAAGAGTATCCTTGGTTGTTTAGCAGGATACAAGAAACTCATGAAATTTGTCGGGAACCATTACCACCAGGATTAAAATAA
- the glgB gene encoding 1,4-alpha-glucan branching enzyme — MSITIAPEQIDRIVWNQHQDPFEVLGPHTIEQNGKTVWVVRSYLPNADEVWVRLPEQRKDYPMQSVHHPHFFECVLDIAELANYQLRIKEGEHERVVYDPYAFRSPHITEFDIHLFGEGNHHRIYEKLGAHLTEVNGVKGVYFAVWAPNARNVSILGDFNWWDGRKHQMARRVNGIWELFIPGLGVGEHYKYEIKNYEGHIYEKSDPYGYQQEVRPKTASIVTDLSTYTWNDQDWMEKRRYTEPLNHPIAVYECHLGSWLHASSAEPARLPNGETEPVVITSELRPGARFLTYRELADYLIPYVKELGFTHIELLPVAEHPFDGSWGYQVTGFYAPTSRFGTPQDFMYFVDKCHENEIGVIVDWVPGHFPKDGHGLAFFDGTHLYEHADPRKGEHKGWGTLVFNYGRNEVRNFLVANALFWFDKYHIDGIRVDAVASIIYLNYCRPDGEWVANQYGGCENIEGADFLRQMNHVIFSYFPGILSIAEESTSWPMVSWPTYVGGLGFNLKWNMGWMHDILDYFHMDPWFRQFHQNNLTFSIWYHHSENFMLALSHDEVVHGKSPLIGKMHGDDWQKMAGVRALLAYMYAHPGKKTLFMGMEFGQWSEWNVWADLEWHLLQYDRHKELKFFMTELNHLYQSEPALYTQDFSDAGFQWIDCSDNRHSVVSFIRRAKDSNEFIVTVCNFTPQPHSHYRVGVPEAGFYKELFNSDARKYGGSNMGNLGGKWTDDWWYHNQPYSVDLCLPPLGVLILKLERPATTEEEALDVEATDS; from the coding sequence ATGTCCATAACCATTGCCCCAGAACAGATTGACAGAATTGTTTGGAATCAGCATCAAGACCCCTTTGAAGTACTAGGGCCTCATACAATAGAACAGAATGGCAAAACCGTCTGGGTGGTGCGGAGCTACTTGCCCAATGCTGATGAAGTTTGGGTACGACTGCCAGAACAACGAAAAGATTATCCAATGCAGTCAGTCCATCATCCCCACTTTTTTGAATGCGTTCTTGATATTGCAGAACTAGCAAACTATCAACTACGAATCAAAGAAGGAGAACATGAAAGAGTTGTATATGACCCATACGCTTTTCGCTCTCCCCACATAACCGAATTTGATATTCACCTATTTGGCGAAGGAAATCACCACCGAATTTACGAAAAACTAGGCGCGCACTTAACCGAAGTCAACGGAGTTAAAGGTGTCTATTTTGCAGTTTGGGCCCCCAACGCACGAAATGTATCTATATTAGGTGATTTCAACTGGTGGGATGGACGCAAACATCAGATGGCAAGGCGGGTAAACGGGATTTGGGAACTATTTATCCCTGGACTCGGCGTAGGAGAGCATTACAAATATGAAATCAAAAATTACGAAGGTCACATTTACGAAAAAAGCGACCCTTATGGATATCAGCAAGAAGTTCGACCCAAAACTGCTTCTATCGTTACAGATTTAAGCACCTACACCTGGAACGACCAAGATTGGATGGAAAAGCGGCGATATACTGAACCTTTGAATCACCCAATTGCGGTTTATGAATGTCATTTGGGGTCTTGGTTGCACGCTTCCTCCGCAGAACCCGCCAGATTGCCCAACGGAGAAACTGAACCTGTCGTTATTACCTCCGAACTTAGACCAGGAGCGCGGTTCCTAACCTATCGGGAATTGGCAGATTACTTGATTCCTTATGTAAAGGAGTTAGGTTTCACTCACATTGAATTGTTGCCTGTAGCAGAACATCCCTTCGACGGTTCTTGGGGTTATCAGGTGACAGGATTTTATGCGCCAACTTCTCGCTTTGGTACGCCACAAGATTTCATGTATTTTGTGGACAAGTGCCATGAAAATGAAATTGGGGTAATTGTGGACTGGGTACCAGGACATTTCCCCAAAGATGGTCACGGTTTGGCGTTCTTTGATGGAACTCATTTGTACGAACACGCAGACCCCCGCAAAGGCGAACACAAAGGCTGGGGAACTCTGGTGTTCAACTATGGTCGCAACGAAGTACGGAATTTCTTAGTTGCAAACGCACTGTTTTGGTTCGATAAATACCACATTGATGGAATTCGGGTGGATGCCGTAGCTTCAATTATCTACCTGAATTACTGTCGTCCTGATGGAGAATGGGTCGCTAATCAGTATGGTGGTTGCGAAAATATTGAGGGTGCAGATTTTCTGCGCCAGATGAACCATGTAATTTTTAGTTATTTTCCTGGTATTCTTTCCATTGCGGAAGAATCTACTTCTTGGCCGATGGTTTCTTGGCCAACTTATGTGGGTGGTTTAGGCTTTAATTTGAAGTGGAACATGGGGTGGATGCACGACATCTTAGATTATTTCCACATGGACCCTTGGTTCCGTCAGTTCCACCAAAATAATTTGACTTTCAGTATTTGGTATCATCACAGCGAGAATTTCATGTTGGCGCTATCTCATGATGAGGTGGTGCATGGTAAGAGTCCCTTGATTGGGAAAATGCACGGGGATGATTGGCAGAAGATGGCTGGCGTGCGGGCGCTGCTGGCCTATATGTATGCTCACCCTGGTAAGAAGACTCTGTTTATGGGAATGGAGTTTGGTCAGTGGAGTGAGTGGAATGTTTGGGCAGATTTGGAATGGCATTTGTTGCAATATGACCGTCATAAGGAATTGAAGTTCTTTATGACGGAGTTAAATCATCTGTATCAAAGCGAACCTGCTTTATACACTCAGGATTTTAGTGATGCTGGGTTCCAGTGGATTGATTGTAGCGACAATCGGCATAGCGTGGTTTCGTTTATCCGCCGCGCTAAGGATTCTAATGAGTTCATTGTAACTGTGTGTAATTTTACGCCACAGCCTCACAGTCATTACCGAGTTGGGGTGCCAGAAGCGGGCTTTTATAAAGAGTTGTTCAATAGTGATGCCCGGAAGTATGGTGGTAGCAATATGGGGAATTTGGGCGGTAAATGGACCGATGATTGGTGGTATCATAATCAGCCTTATTCAGTTGATTTATGTTTACCGCCTTTGGGTGTGTTGATTCTGAAGTTGGAACGTCCTGCGACGACTGAAGAGGAAGCATTAGATGTAGAGGCTACTGACTCGTAG
- a CDS encoding prepilin-type N-terminal cleavage/methylation domain-containing protein, producing the protein MQLPDNKFNQGYTLLELLVIVVVIGMLATIMTPSWLSLLNLLRLNAAQAETLSIMRQAQASARREKRIWQANFRDIDGRVQWSLNPENQSETSQVWNNLVGEDANKITIQHSTLRNQNGVYSIQFKPNYWVNGQLGKITFITRGTTNTTNVTKRCVFVSTLLGTLRTDKDNDCQN; encoded by the coding sequence ATGCAATTACCAGATAATAAGTTTAATCAAGGATACACATTATTAGAACTCTTAGTCATTGTTGTAGTCATTGGAATGTTAGCTACAATCATGACCCCCAGTTGGCTATCTTTATTAAATCTTTTGCGGTTAAATGCTGCCCAAGCAGAAACTTTAAGCATTATGAGACAAGCCCAAGCTAGTGCTAGAAGAGAAAAGCGAATTTGGCAAGCTAACTTTCGGGACATTGATGGGCGCGTACAATGGTCTTTAAATCCAGAAAATCAATCTGAAACTAGCCAAGTATGGAACAATCTTGTTGGTGAAGATGCGAATAAAATTACTATTCAGCATTCAACATTACGAAATCAAAATGGTGTTTATAGCATCCAATTTAAACCCAACTACTGGGTAAATGGACAACTAGGCAAAATTACATTTATTACTCGTGGAACTACCAATACTACAAACGTTACCAAGCGTTGCGTATTCGTTTCCACATTATTAGGAACACTACGTACAGACAAAGACAACGACTGCCAAAATTAG
- a CDS encoding pilus assembly FimT family protein, whose amino-acid sequence MKRINKQQEAGFTLMEMVVVVVIVSILATIAAPNFLGMLNRQRLSDAQAEAMSVVREAQAKARQQKRPWQACFRDTGTEVRWFVSPVSPVNSQADICNTPGVWNNLIGADSKIIQIDPASSLDNGFYRVRFEPNGWVDRSMAPADPSQDVRKVIFKIRNQNSGSKRCVYIATLLGAVRTASDNDCN is encoded by the coding sequence ATGAAGCGAATCAATAAACAGCAAGAAGCTGGTTTTACCTTAATGGAAATGGTAGTTGTTGTAGTAATTGTTTCTATTCTAGCTACAATTGCTGCTCCCAATTTCTTAGGAATGCTAAATAGACAACGCTTAAGTGATGCTCAAGCAGAAGCAATGTCAGTGGTAAGAGAAGCTCAAGCAAAAGCTAGACAACAAAAAAGACCTTGGCAAGCGTGTTTTAGAGATACTGGTACCGAAGTTAGATGGTTTGTTAGTCCTGTTAGTCCTGTAAACAGTCAGGCAGATATTTGCAATACTCCTGGCGTTTGGAACAATCTAATTGGCGCAGACTCAAAGATCATCCAAATCGATCCTGCTTCTAGTCTTGACAATGGTTTTTACCGAGTGCGTTTTGAGCCTAATGGTTGGGTCGATCGAAGTATGGCACCAGCCGATCCCAGTCAAGATGTGAGGAAAGTTATCTTTAAAATTCGGAATCAAAATAGTGGCTCAAAACGCTGTGTTTATATAGCCACTTTACTAGGAGCAGTCCGCACCGCTAGTGATAATGATTGCAACTAA
- a CDS encoding prepilin-type N-terminal cleavage/methylation domain-containing protein produces the protein MAIKVWQNLIKILPFSSKRHKKGGFTFKKGGFTLIELLVTILISGVIITALLSFVVDLLQTDRREYARSETQREMETALNFIVDDLREAVYIYERIEQTRPNAQPLKNFLPNIANATPVLAFWKAQRLNDNELPDPNSCGSNAECKQVVIRRRTYSLVAYYVAKNPPNDPKWRGKARVIRYVFNKYPSLPNLSKTSGYRDPAEESSFENWPYVNGSPAGAATTGNGSMQAVLVDFVDDPNSQGITSEQVETCQSTDPNSTFYSSDPSNPTYRRIPQQISESNSFYACVKTLGTVSGTNQQEKLNQDVIIFLRGNPIGRVNARDQQPLLTVRAGAIARGVIDKKP, from the coding sequence ATGGCAATAAAAGTTTGGCAAAACCTCATAAAAATACTTCCATTTTCCAGTAAGCGGCACAAGAAAGGTGGGTTTACTTTCAAAAAAGGTGGATTTACTTTAATAGAGCTTTTGGTAACTATTTTAATATCAGGAGTGATTATCACTGCTCTATTATCATTCGTAGTCGATCTACTTCAAACCGATCGCCGCGAGTATGCGCGATCGGAAACTCAACGGGAAATGGAAACAGCCCTAAATTTCATCGTCGATGACTTAAGAGAAGCTGTCTATATATATGAAAGAATCGAGCAAACTAGACCTAATGCTCAACCTCTAAAAAACTTTCTTCCCAATATTGCTAATGCAACACCAGTTTTAGCTTTCTGGAAAGCTCAGAGACTAAACGATAATGAATTACCCGACCCAAATAGTTGCGGTAGCAATGCCGAATGTAAGCAAGTCGTAATTAGACGACGTACCTATAGTTTGGTTGCCTATTATGTCGCCAAAAACCCTCCTAATGACCCTAAATGGCGAGGTAAAGCTAGAGTGATTAGGTACGTTTTCAATAAATATCCAAGTCTTCCTAATCTCAGCAAAACAAGCGGTTATAGAGACCCTGCTGAAGAAAGTAGCTTCGAGAATTGGCCTTATGTCAACGGTAGTCCTGCTGGTGCGGCAACTACAGGTAATGGATCTATGCAAGCAGTTTTAGTTGATTTTGTAGACGATCCTAACAGTCAGGGAATCACATCTGAACAAGTTGAAACTTGTCAGTCTACCGATCCAAACAGCACATTCTACAGTTCCGATCCCAGTAACCCAACCTACAGACGTATACCACAGCAAATTTCAGAAAGTAACAGTTTCTATGCTTGTGTGAAAACCTTGGGTACAGTTTCCGGAACTAACCAACAAGAAAAACTGAACCAAGATGTAATTATTTTCCTCAGAGGTAATCCTATTGGTAGGGTTAATGCTCGAGATCAACAACCACTTTTAACTGTGAGAGCCGGAGCTATTGCTCGTGGGGTTATTGATAAGAAACCATAA
- a CDS encoding prepilin-type N-terminal cleavage/methylation domain-containing protein produces MLARKTNQFKTQKLAFVKALLCKSKGSQQGLSMLECLVAIVVVAAVISAITPPIMLSVATRVQMRRAEQARQLAQAKIDEIRRLVETGNYTKDDLNRIAPSYVGGRGQICNATIPFDQAKQAVDIDKGLDNRNNQNKPDFWVQAFRNEGVIDPNTDRPVAFDLGVRVYRYYEGQIPNQTKRASIGFTSAEGSQRSKPLVTLYSRVVLSDTQNSQQNYKTIIDANLNPLCPQ; encoded by the coding sequence ATGCTAGCAAGGAAAACTAATCAGTTTAAAACACAAAAACTCGCCTTTGTGAAAGCCTTGCTCTGCAAGAGCAAAGGCTCTCAGCAAGGATTATCTATGCTCGAATGTTTGGTGGCAATTGTAGTAGTAGCTGCTGTCATTTCAGCTATTACTCCACCAATCATGCTCTCAGTAGCAACGCGAGTTCAAATGCGTAGAGCAGAGCAAGCCAGACAATTAGCTCAAGCTAAAATTGACGAAATTAGGCGATTAGTTGAGACAGGTAATTACACTAAAGACGACTTGAATAGAATAGCGCCTTCTTATGTGGGAGGAAGAGGTCAAATTTGTAATGCCACTATTCCTTTCGATCAGGCCAAGCAAGCTGTTGATATTGATAAAGGTCTAGATAATCGCAATAACCAAAACAAACCTGATTTTTGGGTACAAGCGTTCCGTAATGAGGGAGTTATAGATCCCAATACTGATAGACCAGTTGCTTTCGATTTAGGAGTCAGGGTTTATAGATACTATGAAGGACAGATTCCAAATCAAACGAAACGGGCTTCTATTGGTTTCACTTCAGCCGAAGGAAGTCAGCGCAGTAAACCATTAGTCACTTTGTACAGCCGAGTAGTTCTTAGTGATACTCAAAACTCCCAACAAAACTATAAAACAATCATCGATGCAAACCTAAATCCTTTATGCCCTCAGTAA
- the hpsA gene encoding hormogonium polysaccharide biosynthesis protein HpsA, which yields MLKRRQIRAIKRAFRKLFKRTWNFLTTVSKSVVDWFLRTVLLMGVNKQRQINAKAGFVLPTVALLLVVVALVIASILFRTGSRTNQVINERNQQVIYNAATPAIDRAKAKLEYLFKRDDRLPNSTPSEAQLLSALLNDGQNGISPLTDNPYKFPDEEQIPIAGQTAPSWRYKTDVDGDGKPETVAYSILLKTKDPLDAPTPSLTRESNNLTDKASKLIVRNGPITVQQAINPACERLNLAPESGWDLVGTGSLRKTFQVNAVVVSNKNGNRTVSTLEFQQDRELARANKWGAWFRYDLHLYPTPPFKWNGAMHTEGSLYLGGGDNESIQNYLISAPQSCLYNPASNSEITIGRIEDNNNILFAGQLFVGAIGTARSATPKVHIHGSPANENATIPEAKDSLKDNGTSTDLAARFALNPIVLFTEDRSKPATGNPNDPNNNGIQYSKDKWKTDETLENTRVRANSETPPYVDDTYRADDRLGPKPRFDLEGRDNDFSLDTTLKNGLPITSTSLNSDQRDQMTRNEPRPNDIEKKSLGLDGYWERRARVEGLRILVGQRLELGNPNGWGFTDLNNNNTTLANEPNEFDPLYPVYKSQLPNPTSHLQQQRRSLRDNLAAVQATAIYHHTQGENGYFPVACVATTAHPGTRTSIENSTNFSLASGNNPNRQYHQYNGRPYDLFSDFFTGKGTNGWEYNIAPRGEFQSGGSLVRRALKNLSNFAGDYENINRSGAFPPTQESNRIHPDPYLAMWGNFSNLRRAIQDPATNPVDGQMSIADQSYMHTAGCALGMLAYNINYFNQYNYAANQTDLNTLDTALAGLSDITDLNNGEVEFTNTNNILIRRTGIPDKTISSRQWWPDVFTEALPSGDAQRIARLVAMKEQIARDRRFGFATSPITPTPTAFKYEVAFHDADPATSEPDFKYAGITYDRSTAADADTDPLTVRTLNLGCDVSNTPTGNNYFGFGVPTDAATEKRFIRLAASLCPTQPKFPSLYYVFPTDNHNRSSGAGITQPNTEPYIAQTTPIPTNGDFEQFPPSDIQALANQFRPKDRGTWILPTGGSTSVPINPLSDTAFRIKDTNNVDFWVPFVDKGIFDGREMLSSRVLDIDLNRLRQNNIGGDAWFPRSGIIYAFREDAVREDAISRTDGGDYTNPGSPIRNDVRNPDNPTDPRVKANGISPKPVDFYPDPDRRTYGFRLRNGQDIRREADNPRGITFVSDNLVAIQGNFNLHSQEEFTQPLSNDFSNFYTRSTLNTNFATPGNDTWRAAEILTDAIYTLSNNFVDGSVEDGLRNNGNNSYRGLGSPGNQSWVREDGSATNEESPLTSIVATPINTGSPIKIFRDGNPRSCLDGNVSYCAPSRQQLQNPNADLSADSRRDQLNAAQSTEINAVFVSGTVPARKDQGNGGLNNFPRFLENWNNIDLKIRGSFIQLNFSTYATGPYDQDAFEPNQSANGDERAYHSRPPNRLWGYDVALQYAPAGPLSRRFITAETPRSEFYEEPRANDPYICNLRRAIAGDPNQGLESQAQVNQECS from the coding sequence ATGTTAAAACGCAGACAAATTAGAGCTATTAAAAGGGCATTTCGCAAGCTATTTAAACGAACTTGGAACTTTTTAACTACTGTTAGCAAAAGTGTAGTTGATTGGTTTTTAAGAACAGTGTTGCTGATGGGTGTTAATAAACAGCGACAGATAAATGCCAAAGCAGGGTTTGTGTTACCAACCGTTGCATTGCTGCTAGTAGTGGTAGCTTTGGTAATTGCGTCAATCCTATTTCGCACCGGAAGCCGCACAAATCAAGTAATTAATGAACGTAACCAACAGGTAATTTATAATGCTGCTACTCCAGCAATTGATAGAGCAAAAGCAAAACTGGAGTATTTATTTAAACGAGATGACCGCTTGCCTAACTCTACCCCTTCAGAAGCTCAATTGTTGAGTGCATTACTTAATGATGGGCAAAACGGCATTTCGCCTCTTACGGACAACCCCTACAAGTTTCCTGATGAAGAGCAAATTCCCATTGCGGGTCAAACTGCTCCTTCGTGGCGTTATAAAACTGACGTAGATGGAGATGGAAAACCAGAGACAGTAGCTTATAGCATTCTCCTAAAAACAAAAGATCCTCTAGATGCACCTACTCCAAGCTTGACGAGGGAAAGTAATAATTTAACAGACAAAGCTAGTAAATTAATTGTTCGCAATGGTCCGATCACCGTTCAGCAAGCGATCAATCCAGCTTGTGAACGATTGAACTTAGCACCAGAATCAGGTTGGGACTTGGTTGGTACAGGTTCATTGCGTAAGACTTTTCAGGTTAATGCAGTTGTGGTTTCTAATAAAAATGGCAACCGCACAGTTAGCACCCTAGAATTTCAGCAAGATAGAGAATTAGCCAGAGCTAATAAATGGGGTGCTTGGTTCCGTTACGATTTGCACCTTTATCCAACTCCTCCATTTAAGTGGAATGGAGCTATGCACACTGAAGGCAGCCTCTACCTTGGAGGTGGAGACAACGAAAGTATTCAAAATTACTTAATCAGTGCGCCTCAATCTTGCTTGTATAACCCTGCAAGTAACTCAGAAATTACTATTGGCAGAATAGAAGATAACAACAACATTTTGTTTGCAGGGCAATTATTCGTTGGTGCGATCGGTACCGCACGTTCTGCAACACCAAAAGTTCACATTCATGGTTCTCCAGCAAACGAAAACGCCACAATACCAGAGGCTAAAGACTCACTAAAAGATAATGGTACTAGTACTGACTTGGCAGCAAGATTTGCTCTCAACCCAATAGTTCTGTTTACAGAAGATCGATCGAAACCTGCCACTGGAAATCCGAACGACCCTAACAACAATGGTATTCAATACAGCAAAGATAAATGGAAAACAGATGAAACACTAGAAAATACAAGAGTCAGAGCAAACAGCGAAACTCCACCGTATGTTGATGATACCTATCGAGCAGACGATCGCTTAGGACCGAAACCTAGATTTGATCTAGAAGGAAGAGATAATGACTTCAGCCTAGACACTACCCTAAAAAATGGTCTACCAATAACCAGCACTAGTCTTAACAGCGATCAAAGAGATCAAATGACTAGAAATGAACCTAGACCAAATGACATAGAAAAAAAATCACTAGGTCTAGATGGATACTGGGAACGCCGAGCCAGAGTCGAAGGTTTACGAATTCTTGTTGGACAAAGGTTAGAACTAGGCAATCCCAATGGCTGGGGATTTACCGACCTGAATAACAATAACACTACCCTAGCTAACGAGCCTAACGAATTCGATCCCCTTTACCCAGTTTATAAATCACAACTACCAAACCCTACATCTCACCTACAACAACAGCGCCGCAGCCTAAGAGATAATTTGGCAGCAGTACAAGCAACAGCTATTTATCACCATACCCAAGGCGAGAACGGTTACTTCCCCGTAGCTTGTGTGGCGACTACCGCACATCCGGGAACTAGAACCTCTATTGAAAACAGCACAAACTTTAGTTTAGCTAGCGGGAATAATCCTAACCGTCAATATCATCAATATAACGGACGACCTTACGATTTATTTAGCGACTTCTTTACAGGTAAAGGAACCAACGGCTGGGAGTATAACATCGCCCCAAGAGGAGAATTCCAAAGTGGCGGCAGTCTCGTAAGAAGAGCACTGAAAAATCTTAGTAATTTCGCTGGAGATTACGAAAATATTAATAGATCTGGTGCATTTCCTCCCACACAAGAATCAAATCGCATTCACCCCGATCCATATTTGGCTATGTGGGGAAATTTCTCCAACTTACGCCGTGCCATTCAAGACCCAGCAACGAATCCGGTCGATGGGCAAATGAGCATTGCAGACCAGTCATATATGCACACGGCTGGTTGTGCTTTGGGGATGTTGGCGTACAACATTAATTATTTCAATCAATACAATTACGCCGCTAACCAAACCGATTTAAACACTTTAGATACTGCTTTAGCCGGATTATCAGATATTACCGATTTAAACAACGGGGAAGTAGAGTTCACTAACACCAACAACATTCTAATTCGTAGAACTGGTATACCTGACAAAACAATTTCCTCTAGACAATGGTGGCCTGATGTCTTTACAGAAGCATTACCATCAGGGGATGCTCAACGTATTGCCAGACTTGTCGCTATGAAGGAACAAATAGCACGAGATCGGAGATTTGGTTTTGCAACTTCACCAATAACACCTACACCGACTGCATTTAAGTATGAAGTAGCATTCCATGATGCAGATCCTGCTACTAGTGAACCAGACTTTAAATATGCAGGCATAACCTATGACAGGAGTACAGCCGCAGATGCAGATACAGATCCTCTGACTGTGAGAACTCTCAATTTAGGTTGTGATGTCAGCAATACACCAACGGGAAACAACTACTTCGGTTTTGGTGTACCAACTGATGCTGCTACAGAAAAAAGGTTTATCCGTTTGGCGGCAAGTCTTTGCCCAACGCAACCAAAATTCCCCTCGCTTTATTATGTTTTCCCCACTGATAACCACAACCGTAGTAGTGGTGCAGGGATAACTCAACCCAATACTGAACCATACATCGCTCAGACAACTCCAATCCCTACCAATGGAGACTTTGAACAATTTCCACCAAGTGATATTCAAGCACTTGCTAATCAGTTTCGCCCAAAAGATAGAGGAACTTGGATTCTTCCCACAGGTGGTTCAACTAGCGTACCAATTAATCCTCTGTCAGACACTGCTTTTAGGATTAAAGATACTAACAATGTCGACTTCTGGGTTCCCTTTGTAGACAAAGGTATCTTTGATGGTCGGGAAATGTTGTCTTCACGAGTTCTAGACATTGACTTAAACCGACTGAGACAGAATAATATCGGCGGCGATGCTTGGTTCCCCAGAAGTGGAATTATCTATGCCTTCCGGGAAGATGCAGTGCGAGAAGATGCGATCTCCAGAACCGATGGCGGCGATTACACAAACCCGGGTAGTCCCATAAGAAACGATGTCAGAAACCCTGACAATCCCACAGATCCAAGAGTAAAAGCTAACGGCATATCGCCTAAACCTGTAGACTTTTATCCCGATCCCGATCGTCGTACTTATGGTTTCCGTCTCAGAAATGGTCAAGACATAAGACGAGAAGCAGACAATCCTCGTGGCATAACTTTTGTTTCCGATAACTTAGTAGCTATTCAAGGAAACTTTAACCTTCACAGCCAGGAAGAATTTACTCAACCTCTGAGTAACGACTTCAGCAACTTTTACACTCGCTCAACATTAAATACTAACTTTGCCACACCTGGAAACGATACGTGGCGAGCAGCTGAAATTCTGACTGATGCCATATACACCTTATCTAACAACTTTGTTGATGGCAGTGTAGAAGACGGTTTAAGAAACAATGGTAATAACTCTTACCGAGGTTTAGGTAGTCCTGGGAACCAATCCTGGGTTCGGGAAGATGGTTCCGCTACTAATGAGGAATCTCCTCTTACCTCTATTGTTGCGACTCCTATTAACACTGGTAGTCCAATTAAAATCTTCCGTGATGGCAACCCACGCAGTTGTCTGGATGGAAACGTTAGCTACTGCGCTCCTAGTAGACAACAACTTCAAAACCCCAATGCGGATTTAAGTGCCGACTCTAGAAGAGACCAACTAAATGCAGCACAAAGCACCGAAATCAATGCTGTTTTTGTCAGTGGTACTGTGCCAGCTAGAAAAGATCAAGGTAATGGCGGGTTGAACAATTTCCCTCGCTTCTTGGAAAACTGGAATAATATAGACCTAAAAATACGTGGCTCCTTCATCCAATTAAACTTCAGCACTTATGCCACAGGCCCTTATGACCAAGATGCCTTTGAACCAAATCAAAGTGCAAATGGGGATGAAAGAGCTTACCACTCAAGACCACCAAACCGTCTCTGGGGTTATGATGTAGCACTTCAGTATGCTCCTGCTGGCCCATTATCCAGACGTTTCATTACCGCAGAAACTCCCCGAAGCGAGTTTTACGAAGAGCCAAGGGCAAACGACCCCTATATTTGTAACCTACGTCGTGCCATAGCAGGCGATCCAAACCAAGGTTTGGAAAGCCAAGCACAAGTTAACCAAGAATGCTCATAA
- the rpmB gene encoding 50S ribosomal protein L28, producing MSRVCQLTGKKANNAYAVSHSHRRNKKLQEVNLQSKRIWWEEGKRWVKLRISTKAIKTLEKKGLAAMAKEAGIDLNKF from the coding sequence ATGTCAAGAGTTTGTCAACTGACTGGCAAAAAAGCTAATAATGCTTATGCTGTTTCCCACTCACACCGCCGGAACAAAAAGCTGCAAGAAGTAAACTTACAGTCCAAGCGGATTTGGTGGGAAGAAGGAAAGCGTTGGGTAAAACTTCGCATTTCTACCAAAGCGATTAAAACTTTGGAGAAAAAAGGTTTAGCAGCAATGGCAAAAGAAGCTGGAATTGACCTAAATAAGTTTTAA